The Solanum pennellii chromosome 11, SPENNV200 genome contains a region encoding:
- the LOC107004824 gene encoding vacuolar protein sorting-associated protein 60.1: protein MRRVFGAKKQTEPPPSIQDASDRINKRGDTVEEKIKKLDVELARYKEQLKKTRPGPAQDAVKARAMRVLKQKRMYEGQRDMLFNQTYNLDQVSFAAEGIKDAQQTMSALKSANKDLKGMMKTVKIQDIDNLQDEMMDLMDVSNEIQESLGRSYSVPDDIDEDELLGELDALEADMDTEGEGVPSYLQPDKEPDLDAELSLPSAPTGHGPMPAGNQAYDELGLPAVPRASIRG from the exons ATGAGGAGAGTTTTCGGTGCGAAGAAACAAACGGAACCTCCTCCTTCCATTCAAGACGCATCCGATCGG ATTAATAAAAGAGGTGACACCGTGGAGGAGAAAATCAAGAAGCTTGATGTTGAACTTGCAAGATACAAGGAACAGCTAAAGAAGACCCGGCCAGGTCCAGCTCAAGATGCTGTAAAAGCTCGAGCAATGAGAGTTTTGAAGCAAAAAAGAAT GTATGAAGGCCAACGTGACATGCTCTTCAATCAGACGTACAACCTAGATCAAGTTTCATTTGCAGCTGAGGGAATTAAAGATGCTCAGCAAACA ATGTCAGCTTTGAAGTCTGCAAACAAAGACTTGAAAGGAATGATGAAGACAGTGAAGATTCAAGATATAGAT AACCTACAAGATGAAATGATGGACTTGATGGATGTGAGCAATGAAATTCAAGAGTCTCTTGGTAGAAGCTACAGTGTACCAGATGACATTGATGAAGATGAACTCCTCGGTG AGCTTGATGCTCTGGAGGCCGACATGGATACTGAAGGCGAAGGAGTCCCTTCGTATCTTCAACCAGACAAGGAGCCTGATTTGGACGCAGAGCTTAGCCTACCATCAGCACCAACAGGGCATGGACCAATGCCAGCTGGTAACCAG GCTTATGATGAACTAGGATTACCTGCTGTTCCTCGCGCATCAATTCGCGGTTAA
- the LOC107003176 gene encoding Werner Syndrome-like exonuclease, whose product MSVRIKDYQLPYNSHKLYDVFLNETEIETLVTRDPAMVCSWIDRTESSNQSRLHRLIVGIDVEWRPNFNPGAGQNPVATLQLCVGKSCLIYQIIHAPNIPWKLRNFLNNDDYRFVGVGVENDVRKLLNDWGIGVSNTVDLRQWAMEELENENLRSYGLTGLVKEIVGIDIYKPKSVTMSDWDDRWLSVNQVCYACLDAYLSFEVGRILSSWY is encoded by the coding sequence ATGAGTGTAAGGATCAAAGATTACCAGTTACCTTACAACAGTCACAAACTCTATGATGTATTTTTGAACGAAACCGAAATCGAAACCCTAGTTACTCGTGATCCGGCCATGGTCTGTTCATGGATCGACAGAACCGAATCCTCTAACCAATCCCGTCTCCACCGCTTAATCGTCGGAATCGACGTTGAATGGCGCCCTAACTTCAACCCTGGTGCAGGTCAAAACCCGGTCGCAACACTCCAACTCTGCGTCGGAAAATCCTGTTTGATTTACCAAATCATTCACGCCCCAAACATCCCCTGGAAACTCCGTAACTTCCTGAATAACGACGATTACAGATTTGTTGGAGTTGGGGTTGAGAATGATGTGAGGAAATTGTTGAATGATTGGGGAATTGGAGTGTCGAATACTGTTGATTTGAGGCAGTGGGCTATGGAGGAGCTTGAGAATGAGAATCTTCGGAGTTATGGGCTTACGGGTTTAGTGAAGGAAATTGTTGGAATTGATATTTACAAGCCGAAGAGTGTGACGATGAGCGATTGGGATGATCGTTGGCTTAGCGTCAATCAAGTATGTTATGCTTGCCTTGATGCTTATCTTTCTTTTGAAGTTGGGAGGATCTTAAGTTCTTGGTATTAa
- the LOC107004561 gene encoding dnaJ protein homolog: protein MFGRAPKKSDNTKYYEILGVPKAASQEDLKKAYRKAAIKNHPDKGGDPEKFKELAQAYEVLSDPEKREIYDQYGEDALKEGMGGGGGGHDPFDIFQSFFGGGGNPFGGGGSSRARRQRRGEDVIHPLKVSLEDLYNGTSKKLSLSRNVLCSKCKGKGSKSGASMKCSGCQGSGMKVSIRQLGPSMIQQMQHPCNECKGTGEMISDKDRCPQCKGEKVVQEKKVLEVHVEKGMQNGQKVTFPGEADEAPDTITGDIVFVLQQKEHPKFKRKGDDLFVEHTLTLTEALCGFQFVLTHLDNRQLLIKSQPGEVVKPDQFKAINDEGMPMYQRPFMRGKMYIHFTVDFPESLTAEQCKNLEAVLPPKPKLQVSDMELDECEETTLHDVNIEDEMRRKQQAAQEAYDEDDDMPGGAQRVQCAQQ from the exons ATGTTTGGAAGAGCACCGAAGAAGAGCGATAATACAAAGTATTATGAGATCTTAGGAGTTCCTAAGGCTGCTTCTCAGGAAGATCTCAAAAAGGCTTATCGTAAAGCTGCTATCAAAAATCATCCTGATAAGGGAGGCGATCCTGAGAAG TTTAAAGAGCTTGCTCAAGCTTATGAGGTCTTGAGTGACCCAGAGAAGCGTGAGATATATGATCAGTATGGAGAGGATGCTCTAAAGGAAGGAATGGGTGGTGGAGGTGGTGGACATGACCCATTTGATATATTTCAATCATTCTTCGGTGGTGGTGGAAACCCCTTCGGTG GTGGTGGAAGCAGCAGAGCTCGTAGACAAAGAAGAGGAGAGGATGTTATCCACCCGCTCAAGGTTTCTTTAGAGGATCTTTACAATGGGACATCAAAGAAGCTTTCACTATCTCGCAATGTGTTGTGCTCAAAGTGCAAGGG TAAAGGGTCCAAGTCAGGTGCTTCAATGAAATGTTCTGGCTGTCAAGGGTCTGGAATGAAAGTTTCTATCAGACAGCTCGGTCCATCCATGATCCAGCAGATGCAGCACCCTTGCAATGAGTGTAAGGGTACTGGTGAGATGATCAGTGACAAAGATAGGTGCCCTCAGTGTAAGGGTGAGAAGGTTGTGCAGGAGAAGAAGGTGTTGGAAGTTCACGTGGAGAAGGGTATGCAGAATGGGCAGAAAGTAACATTTCCAGGCGAGGCAGATGAAGCG CCAGATACCATCACTGGAGACATTGTTTTTGTCTTGCAACAAAAGGAACATCCTAAGTTCAAGCGAAAGGGAGATGATCTTTTTGTTGAGCACACATTGACATTGACTGAGGCCCTATGTGGTTTCCAGTTTGTCTTGACTCACCTAGACAACAGACAGCTGCTCATTAAGTCCCAACCTGGCGAAGTTGTCAAGCCTG ATCAGTTTAAGGCTATCAACGATGAAGGAATGCCGATGTACCAAAGGCCTTTCATGAGAGGTAAAATGTACATTCACTTCACTGTTGATTTCCCCGAGTCATTAACAGCAGAGCAGTGCAAGAACCTTGAGGCTGTGCTGCCTCCAAAACCCAAATTGCAAGTATCTGATATGGAATTAGACGAGTGTGAGGAGACTACTTTGCACGATGTGAACATTGAGGATGAGATGCGAAGGAAGCAGCAAGCTGCCCAAGAGGCATACGACGAAGATGATGATATGCCTGGTGGTGCACAGAGAGTCCAATGTGCACAGCAGTAA
- the LOC107004357 gene encoding CASP-like protein 4D1, producing the protein MEITPLLKLIVRVLTFVFLLVYLIVIAITQNINRILTYRYMLFTIVIGFVHTLLQIAFTLFHLASGQNIGGRFWIHFEFYGDKVASHLLATGTAASFGISPVVNSEDQTFLNKGYLVASILLIAFLFSAISSIFSSLSLHNRS; encoded by the exons ATGGAGATTACACCATTGCTTAAGTTAATTGTAAGAGTTCTCACATTTGTTTTCCTACTAGTATATCTCATCGTCATTGCGATTACCCAAAATATAAATCGAATTTTAACTTATCG TTATATGCTCTTTACAATTGTGATTGGATTTGTTCACACACTTCTACAAATTGCCTTCACATTATTTCACTTAGCCTCAGGCCAAAATATTGGTGGACGATTCTGGATTCATTTTGAGTTTTATGGTGATAAG gTTGCTTCACACCTACTGGCCACAGGAACAGCAGCAAGTTTTGGGATTAGTCCTGTAGTTAACTCTGAGGATCAAACTTTTCTAAACAAAGGATATTTAGTTGCCAGTATTCTTTTAATTGCTTTTTTGTTTTCTGCTATTTcctcaattttttcttctttaagcCTCCACAATAGGAGTTGa
- the LOC107004823 gene encoding basic leucine zipper 19: protein MSRQAHLPPRCPFQKKPLTCPVQDPFSPPSHQHNLLPPRHQKSISQSSILEEQPAWLDELLSDSGSNSSGIMHRRSASDSLTILDGLVSFEGFDKFDETESNASCESDSSSKNNCIYGPNSPRGKSNITFAENAIVSALSEYVSPNPLQYLDRCVSVSGAAQSELVGNASGAADDVSADAKPMKRHPGQRSRVRKLQYIAELERTVNTYEAIESDLTAKVASLLQQRVTLLMENRELKQQMLRLQQEKVIVDAQYRSLRKELERLKRLAHSRNGGKLSTNFRLSSAVEMTGSDAAWQMLDFGKLDLN, encoded by the exons ATGTCGAGGCAAGCTCATCTTCCACCTCGTTGCCCATTTCAGAAGAAACCGTTAACTTGCCCGGTTCAAGACCCTTTTAGCCCACCATCACACCAACATAACTTGTTGCCTCCTCGACATCAAAAATCTATTTCCCAAAGCTCCATCTTAGAAGAGCAGCCTGCATGGCTTGATGAGCTGCTGAGTGATTCAGGCTCAAATTCTAGTGGCATAATGCATAGGAGATCAGCTAGTGATTCTTTGACAATTTTGGATGGTCTTGTTTCATTTGAAGGCtttgataagtttgatgaaACTGAATCCAATGCATCTTGTGAATCGGATAGTAGTTCAAAGAATAATTGTATCTATGGTCCTAATTCGCCTCGTGGAAAGAGCAATATAACCTTTGCAGAGAATGCTATAGTTTCAGCATTATCAGAATATGTGTCTCCAAACCCTTTACAATATTTAGATAGGTGCGTTTCTGTGTCTGGAGCTGCACAATCGGAGTTAGTGGGAAATGCTTCTGGTGCAGCTGATGATGTCAGTGCTGATGCAAAGCCAATGAAACG GCATCCTGGACAGAGGTCGAGAGTTCGTAAACTCCAATATATAGCTGAACTAGAGAGAACTGTCAACACATATGAG GCTATAGAGTCAGATTTAACTGCCAAAGTTGCTTCTCTGCTTCAGCAACGTGTTACTTTATTAATGGAGAATAGAGAGCTAAAGCAACAGATGCTCAGACTTCAGCAAGAAAAAGTCATTGTTGATG CTCAATACAGGTCATTAAGGAAAGAATTGGAAAGACTGAAACGTTTAGCACATTCTCGCAATGGTGGTAAGCTGAGCACCAACTTCAGGCTGAGTTCTGCTGTTGAGATGACCGGTTCAGATGCAGCTTGGCAGATGCTGGACTTTGGAAAACTGGATCTCAACTAG
- the LOC107003469 gene encoding uncharacterized protein LOC107003469 codes for MKTMKGKLLKKLKTMKTIGYLKPERILFSNASDGYIHSSPRKSDSSRFNCQSPLTPVQKNVQNSVEDQEAEIIDVSELMKDLEDEEMEIEEDKENVKPVVVNVKKIENFISPLKPKKENFTTPLLDFDVSNFRRPDLDSGTLFDPNLLALFEEAVMVVKAQEEERKAKIEEKIFKPLEDDEEKEPPLKARKLEGIVNPLLEFEEKCPPGGCDSVILYTTGLRGIRKTFEDCHSIRFLLENFRVVFFERDISMHSEFKEELWRILDGKVVPPRLFVKGRYIGGADEVLTLHEQGKFRPLLEGIPIDNFQCPCEGCAGMRFIMCFKCNGSRKIVLDDDDEEEVESMKCPECNENGLIVCPYCC; via the coding sequence ATGAAGACTATGAAGGGGAAGCTTCTGAAGAAATTGAAGACAATGAAAACAATTGGGTATTTGAAACCAGAAAGAATCCTCTTTTCAAATGCATCAGATGGGTATATTCATTCTTCGCCACGAAAATCAGATTCTTCGAGATTTAACTGTCAATCTCCATTAACCCCTGTTCAGAAGAATGTTCAGAACAGTGTAGAAGATCAAGAAGCTGAGATTATTGATGTTTCTGAGCTAATGAAGGATCTTGAAGATGAAGAAATGGAAATCGAAGAGGATAAAGAGAATGTAAAGCCTGTTGTTGTAAATGTGAAAAAGATTGAGAATTTTATCAGCCCATTGAAGCCAAAGAAAGAGAATTTTACTACCCCTTTATTAGACTTTGATGTATCGAATTTTAGGCGTCCCGATTTGGATTCAGGTACTCTGTTTGATCCTAATCTTCTTGCTTTGTTTGAGGAAGCAGTGATGGTAGTTAAAGCTCAAGAAGAAGAGCGAAAGGCGAAGATTGAGGAAAAGATTTTCAAACCACtagaagatgatgaagaaaagGAACCACCTTTAAAAGCTCGAAAACTCGAGGGAATTGTAAACCCCTTATTGGAATTTGAAGAGAAATGTCCACCAGGAGGATGTGATTCAGTAATCCTCTACACGACTGGCCTTAGAGGGATACGAAAGACGTTCGAAGACTGTCATAGTATTCGATTTCTATTAGAGAATTTTCGTGTTGTGTTCTTCGAGAGGGATATATCGATGCATTCTGAGTTTAAGGAGGAGCTATGGAGAATCTTGGATGGCAAAGTTGTCCCTCCAAGGCTGTTTGTCAAAGGGAGATACATTGGTGGAGCTGATGAAGTATTGACATTGCATGAACAAGGGAAGTTTAGGCCACTTCTTGAAGGGATTCCAATTGATAATTTTCAATGTCCTTGTGAAGGGTGTGCAGGAATGAGGTTTATAATGTGTTTTAAGTGCAATGGAAGTCGGAAAATTGTTCTtgacgatgatgatgaggagGAGGTTGAGTCAATGAAATGCCCGGAATGTAATGAAAATGGATTGATTGTATGTCCttattgttgttga
- the LOC107004871 gene encoding glycosyltransferase BC10-like, translating to MYNTPLVLSFLLLLSFPLIFIFAPKILHQKHTEISIPDEVDDIALFRRATLYSVGKRGGDGGIRAVSRLGVTNPRRKIAFLFLTNTDLHFAPLWERFFSGHGDLYNIYIHADPSAKVASPGGVFDGRFIPAKKTERASPSLISATRRLLATAILDDSMNSYFAVVSQHCIPLHSFKFVYKSLFKSTHSPVHRSFIEILSGEPQLWDRYIARGESVMLPEVPFDRFRVGSQFFMLTRNHARLVVRDRKLWRKFKLPCLNKDSCYPEEHYFPTLLSMEDPDRCTHYTLTRVNWTGSVDGHPHTYYPNEISPELIHELRESNNTYSHMFARKFSPDCLKPLMDIADKVIFRK from the coding sequence ATGTATAACACACCTTTAGTTCTGTCCTTTCTTCTTTTGTTATCATTTCcactgatttttatttttgcccCAAAAATTCTACATCAGAAACACACTGAAATTTCAATTCCTGATGAGGTTGATGATATCGCTTTATTTCGCCGTGCGACCCTTTATTCAGTCGGTAAACGTGGTGGGGATGGTGGGATTAGGGCGGTTTCCCGGTTGGGTGTTACGAATCCTCGCCGGAAAATTGCTTTTTTGTTTCTGACGAACACGGATCTCCATTTCGCGCCGCTTTGGGAGCGATTTTTCTCCGGTCATGGAGATTTGTACAATATTTACATCCACGCAGATCCATCTGCGAAAGTTGCTTCACCTGGCGGTGTTTTCGATGGGCGGTTTATCCCGGCGAAGAAAACCGAACGCGCCTCCCCTTCACTAATCTCCGCCACTCGTCGACTTCTAGCCACGGCGATTCTAGACGATTCCATGAATTCCTATTTCGCCGTTGTTTCTCAACACTGTATCCCGCTTCACTCTTTCAAATTCGTTTACAAATCTCtcttcaaatcaactcattcCCCGGTACACCGGAGCTTCATTGAGATACTCTCCGGTGAACCGCAGTTATGGGATCGGTATATCGCTAGAGGAGAATCCGTCATGCTACCTGAAGTCCCATTCGATCGGTTTCGGGTCGGGTCACAGTTCTTCATGCTGACCCGAAACCATGCCCGGTTAGTAGTCCGTGACCGGAAGTTATGGAGGAAGTTCAAATTACCTTGTTTGAACAAAGACTCATGTTACCCGGAAGAGCATTACTTCCCGACCCTTTTGTCAATGGAGGATCCGGATAGGTGTACCCATTACACACTCACTCGGGTCAATTGGACCGGTAGTGTGGACGGGCACCCGCATACCTATTACCCGAATGAGATCTCACCGGAGCTCATTCACGAGCTCCGGGAGTCTAATAACACGTATTCACACATGTTCGCGAGGAAATTCTCACCGGATTGTTTGAAGCCGTTGATGGACATAGCGGATAAGGTCATTTTCCGAAAGTAA